The Sphingobacteriales bacterium genome includes a region encoding these proteins:
- a CDS encoding DUF454 domain-containing protein yields MKFLFITAGILFVGLAVLGIIVPGLPATPFLLLASAAFIKSSPKLYHWLNNHRIFGSLLKDFAEKKGISLRNKLISIILMIAMTSISIIFFIQSDPIKIIVAICALAGTTVVLSLKTVKKK; encoded by the coding sequence ATGAAGTTTCTTTTTATCACAGCAGGAATTTTGTTTGTAGGGCTTGCCGTCCTGGGAATTATTGTACCGGGACTTCCAGCCACACCCTTTCTGTTGTTAGCTTCTGCTGCATTTATCAAAAGTTCGCCCAAACTATATCACTGGCTGAACAATCATCGTATATTCGGCTCATTATTAAAAGATTTTGCCGAAAAAAAAGGTATCAGCCTCCGGAATAAACTCATCTCCATCATACTGATGATAGCCATGACCTCAATATCCATCATCTTTTTTATACAGTCTGATCCCATCAAAATCATTGTCGCTATTTGTGCTTTGGCCGGTACAACAGTTGTTTTATCGCTGAAAACGGTAAAAAAGAAATGA